A region of Litorilinea aerophila DNA encodes the following proteins:
- a CDS encoding iron chelate uptake ABC transporter family permease subunit — MRLDSLLAPAQGKARAGRRLPWVEFGNRPDGRLWVLAVVAALLILLFLTIDVQGHWDFVLPRRGRKVVAMVVVGYAISYATVLFQTVTNNRILTPSMIGFDSLYMLIQTVVVFAFGALTLTTMPPGIRFLINAGLMMGFAGLLYRLLFQREGRYLYFLVLAGIIFGTFFNSFTSFLQRLIDPNDFAVLQDRMFASFNSVPEELLLVAVAGVLAATGFSLRDAHRLDVLALGRDHAINLGVEHERVVQRLMLVIAGLIAVSTALVGPITFFGLLVANLAYTLMPTYRHRYVIPAAALLGIIALVGGQLLVERVFTFSTSLSVIINFIGGSYFIFMVLKESRA; from the coding sequence ATGCGGCTGGATAGTCTTTTGGCCCCGGCCCAAGGAAAGGCCCGGGCCGGCCGGCGGTTGCCCTGGGTCGAGTTCGGCAACAGGCCGGATGGGCGGCTGTGGGTGCTGGCCGTGGTGGCGGCGCTGCTGATCCTCCTCTTCCTGACCATCGACGTCCAGGGGCACTGGGACTTTGTGCTGCCGCGGCGGGGGCGGAAGGTGGTGGCCATGGTGGTGGTGGGCTACGCCATCTCCTACGCCACCGTGCTCTTCCAGACGGTCACCAACAACCGGATCCTGACCCCCAGCATGATCGGCTTCGACTCCCTCTACATGCTGATCCAGACGGTGGTGGTCTTTGCCTTCGGGGCCCTGACCCTCACCACCATGCCCCCTGGCATCCGCTTCCTGATCAACGCCGGGCTCATGATGGGGTTCGCGGGCCTGCTGTACCGACTCCTCTTCCAGCGGGAAGGCCGCTATCTCTACTTTCTGGTACTGGCCGGCATCATCTTCGGCACCTTTTTCAACAGCTTCACCAGCTTTCTCCAGCGGCTGATCGACCCGAACGACTTCGCCGTGCTGCAGGACCGCATGTTCGCCAGCTTCAACAGCGTTCCCGAGGAGCTGCTGTTGGTGGCCGTGGCGGGTGTGCTGGCCGCCACCGGCTTCAGCCTGCGGGATGCCCATCGGCTGGACGTCCTGGCCCTGGGCCGGGATCATGCCATCAACCTGGGGGTGGAGCACGAGCGGGTGGTGCAACGCCTGATGCTGGTCATCGCCGGCCTGATCGCCGTCTCCACGGCGCTGGTGGGCCCCATCACCTTCTTTGGGCTCCTGGTGGCGAACCTGGCCTACACCCTGATGCCCACCTACCGCCACCGGTACGTGATCCCGGCCGCCGCGCTGCTGGGGATCATTGCCCTGGTGGGCGGCCAACTGCTGGTAGAACGGGTCTTCACCTTTTCCACCAGCCTCAGCGTTATCATCAACTTCATCGGCGGAAGCTATTTCATCTTCATGGTTCTGAAGGAGTCTCGTGCATGA
- a CDS encoding iron ABC transporter ATP-binding protein produces MIQLHHVTKRYGTKVVVDDVSLTVTRRGITSFIGPNGAGKSTLLSLICRLLPRDAGEIWIDGAEISRTPSQALARKIAILKQENQVHVRLTVRELVNFGRFPYSQGRLNQEDQQHVEQALHYLELEPLANRYLDQLSGGQRQRAFIAMVLCQDTDYILLDEPLNNLDMRHAVQIMQILRRLVTELDKTIILVLHDINFASCYSDRIVALKDGRVVAQGDVAHIMQSPTLRRIYDMEIPIEVINGHRIGVYFAAEDGCPEVMPAWAGAFPPAT; encoded by the coding sequence ATGATCCAGCTTCATCACGTGACCAAACGGTATGGCACCAAGGTGGTGGTGGACGATGTCTCGTTGACGGTGACCCGCCGGGGGATCACGTCCTTCATCGGCCCCAACGGAGCCGGCAAGAGCACCCTCCTCTCCCTCATCTGTCGCCTCCTGCCCCGGGATGCCGGAGAAATCTGGATCGACGGTGCGGAAATCAGCCGCACACCCAGCCAGGCGCTGGCCCGGAAGATCGCCATCCTGAAGCAGGAGAACCAGGTGCACGTGCGTCTGACGGTGCGGGAGCTGGTCAACTTCGGGCGCTTCCCCTATTCCCAGGGGCGCCTCAACCAGGAGGACCAACAACACGTGGAGCAGGCCCTGCACTACCTGGAGCTGGAACCCCTGGCCAACCGCTACCTGGACCAGCTCAGCGGCGGGCAGCGCCAGCGGGCCTTCATCGCCATGGTCCTCTGCCAGGATACGGACTACATCCTGCTGGACGAACCCCTCAACAACCTGGACATGCGCCACGCGGTCCAGATCATGCAGATCCTGCGGCGGCTGGTAACGGAGCTGGACAAGACCATCATCCTGGTGCTGCACGACATCAACTTCGCCTCCTGCTACTCCGACCGCATCGTGGCCCTGAAGGATGGGCGGGTGGTGGCCCAGGGCGACGTGGCCCACATCATGCAGTCCCCCACCCTGCGCCGGATCTACGACATGGAGATCCCGATTGAGGTGATCAACGGCCACCGCATCGGCGTCTACTTCGCCGCCGAGGACGGCTGTCCAGAGGTGATGCCAGCATGGGCCGGCGCCTTCCCGCCGGCGACCTGA
- a CDS encoding siderophore ABC transporter substrate-binding protein, translating into MRYQTKRPLLSLLGLTVAILLAGCVAVTPTTQGTSATTAAVDTSGPAETESAQATPETVTITHVQGETPVVKNPETVVVFDYSLLDTLDQLGIPVAAVPQSNLPPFLAQYADPAYANAGTLFEPDYEQINALEPDLILVAGRSSGAYGELAKIAPTIDMTIDVANFLADFETNMRHIGLIFDREEEIEERLAEIEASVERVRAKAADSGQNALIVLVTGGNVTAYGPGSRFGGIIHDLLGVPPVVEDIEAATHGDAISFEFILEHDPDILFVIDRDSAIGQGTVAAQQVLDNEIIHATKAWQNDKIVYLDPAIWYLANSGLRTFPQMIAEVEAALE; encoded by the coding sequence ATGCGTTACCAGACCAAACGACCACTGCTCTCCCTGCTCGGGCTGACCGTCGCCATTCTCCTGGCCGGCTGCGTGGCCGTGACGCCCACCACCCAGGGTACCTCTGCCACAACGGCAGCGGTGGATACATCCGGCCCGGCCGAAACCGAATCGGCCCAGGCAACGCCGGAGACGGTGACCATCACCCACGTGCAGGGGGAAACCCCCGTGGTCAAAAACCCCGAGACGGTGGTCGTCTTTGATTACAGCCTGCTGGACACCCTGGACCAGTTGGGCATACCCGTGGCCGCGGTGCCCCAGTCCAACCTGCCGCCGTTCCTGGCCCAATACGCCGACCCGGCCTACGCCAATGCCGGCACCCTGTTCGAGCCGGATTACGAGCAGATCAACGCCTTGGAGCCGGATCTCATCCTGGTGGCCGGACGCTCGTCCGGGGCCTACGGGGAGCTGGCCAAAATCGCCCCGACCATCGACATGACCATCGACGTGGCCAACTTCCTGGCCGACTTTGAGACCAACATGCGCCACATCGGCCTGATCTTCGACCGGGAGGAAGAGATCGAGGAGCGGCTGGCCGAGATTGAGGCTTCGGTGGAACGGGTGCGGGCGAAGGCAGCGGACAGCGGCCAGAACGCCCTGATCGTCCTGGTCACCGGCGGCAACGTCACGGCCTACGGCCCGGGCTCCCGCTTCGGCGGGATCATCCACGACCTGCTGGGCGTGCCGCCTGTGGTGGAGGATATCGAAGCGGCCACCCACGGGGACGCCATCTCCTTCGAGTTCATCCTGGAGCATGACCCGGACATTCTCTTCGTGATCGACCGGGATTCGGCCATCGGCCAGGGGACGGTGGCCGCCCAACAGGTGCTGGACAACGAGATCATCCACGCCACCAAAGCCTGGCAAAACGACAAAATCGTCTACCTCGATCCCGCCATCTGGTACCTGGCCAACAGCGGCCTGCGCACCTTCCCCCAGATGATCGCCGAGGTGGAAGCGGCCCTGGAGTAA
- a CDS encoding siderophore-interacting protein yields the protein MTQETTVTSEQNGPGPRRTPPRLLQVLRANQVTPRMRRITLGGEQLDGFPADSPGRHIKLFIPRADQEKPCLPTWSPLGIQWPPREERPYVRTYTVRGYDPTAGELTVDFVLHEHQGPASAWAARAKAGDWIGVAGPGARGSIPLDAGWYLFVGDESALPAISAYLERLPASARGYALVEVADSQEEQRLHYPAAVELIWFHRNGVPAGQSQVLLEAVAQLAWPSQSGLFVWIAGEAAMVTGLHSYLRTARAVPREAIRAIPFWRAGLSEEEYHDERHQVMDALGS from the coding sequence ATGACCCAGGAAACAACAGTCACCAGCGAGCAAAACGGCCCAGGGCCCCGGCGTACGCCCCCTCGGCTCCTGCAGGTGCTGCGGGCGAACCAGGTGACGCCCCGCATGCGCCGGATCACCCTGGGCGGGGAGCAGCTGGACGGTTTCCCCGCCGACAGCCCGGGACGCCACATCAAGCTCTTCATTCCCCGGGCCGACCAGGAAAAACCTTGCCTGCCCACGTGGAGCCCCCTGGGCATCCAGTGGCCGCCCCGGGAGGAGCGCCCCTACGTGCGCACCTACACCGTCCGCGGCTATGATCCTACCGCAGGAGAGTTAACCGTGGATTTCGTGCTCCACGAACATCAGGGGCCGGCCAGTGCCTGGGCAGCCCGGGCAAAGGCGGGCGACTGGATCGGCGTGGCTGGGCCGGGCGCACGGGGGAGCATTCCTCTGGATGCCGGGTGGTACCTGTTTGTGGGCGACGAGAGCGCCTTGCCGGCCATCAGCGCCTACCTGGAACGCCTGCCCGCGTCGGCCCGGGGCTACGCCCTGGTGGAAGTGGCGGACAGCCAGGAAGAGCAGCGGCTGCACTATCCCGCCGCGGTAGAGCTGATCTGGTTTCACCGCAACGGCGTGCCCGCCGGTCAGAGCCAGGTGCTGCTCGAGGCCGTAGCCCAACTGGCCTGGCCGTCCCAAAGCGGGCTGTTTGTCTGGATCGCCGGCGAAGCGGCCATGGTAACGGGACTCCACAGCTACCTGCGCACGGCTCGGGCGGTGCCCCGGGAAGCCATACGGGCCATCCCCTTCTGGCGGGCCGGCCTGTCGGAGGAAGAGTACCACGACGAACGCCATCAGGTGATGGACGCCCTGGGGAGTTAA
- the dps gene encoding DNA starvation/stationary phase protection protein Dps: MATKGNGASVKNLTGTLHETSVEMSQELRAQMISLCNQQLANTSDLYSQTKQAHWNVKGMQFEQLHVLFDKMAESIQPYIDMIAERATALGGTALGTVRMAANTSELPEFPADVFDGETMLKVVVERWAQYANSIRAAATQADEAGDLETSDLFIEVGRVADKMLWFAEAHLQA; the protein is encoded by the coding sequence ATGGCGACAAAAGGCAATGGCGCGAGTGTGAAAAATCTGACCGGTACGCTCCATGAGACCAGCGTGGAGATGTCCCAGGAGTTGCGGGCGCAGATGATCAGCCTCTGCAACCAGCAGCTGGCCAACACCAGTGATCTCTACAGCCAGACCAAGCAGGCCCACTGGAACGTCAAGGGCATGCAGTTCGAGCAACTGCACGTGCTCTTCGACAAGATGGCCGAGAGCATCCAGCCCTACATCGACATGATCGCGGAGCGGGCCACAGCCCTGGGCGGCACCGCGCTGGGGACCGTGCGTATGGCCGCCAACACATCCGAGCTGCCGGAGTTCCCGGCGGATGTCTTCGACGGGGAGACCATGCTCAAGGTGGTGGTGGAGCGCTGGGCCCAGTACGCCAACAGCATCCGTGCCGCGGCCACCCAGGCCGACGAGGCCGGAGACCTGGAGACGTCGGACCTCTTCATCGAGGTGGGGCGGGTGGCCGATAAGATGCTCTGGTTCGCCGAAGCTCACCTCCAGGCCTGA
- a CDS encoding hydroxyacid dehydrogenase: MTGPRPRILFAFSQRVRDGYVPPWELERLETFADWDWFPCEGGGIYEANPDPQAAAALRAQIGPYQALVVCHGAPRLTADILDAAPALRFIGELEGDRFASRIDLEAAWARGIRTVDVTNASSYPVAEWALGLILLCMRNGGAHFRRMLAGDTRRDPTERDRMPGRLTGKRVGLIGCGHMGRRLIRLLRPFDVEIWVHDPYLPRELAEALDFTQTSLDNVLSRCHVVVCLVPLTPATRGMLGERELSLLRPGTVFVNVSRGAVVDSDALIRRLRQGDIIAGLDVFDPEPVPPESEILRLPNVFLSPHVGYYTGDPYPHFFTLMVDELERFFQGHETYFDLTPRTRANRQGEGRH, translated from the coding sequence ATGACAGGCCCACGTCCTCGCATTCTGTTTGCTTTTAGTCAGCGGGTGCGGGATGGCTACGTGCCCCCCTGGGAGTTGGAACGGCTGGAGACCTTCGCCGACTGGGATTGGTTCCCGTGCGAAGGGGGTGGCATCTACGAAGCCAATCCCGATCCCCAGGCGGCCGCCGCCCTGCGGGCGCAGATTGGCCCGTACCAGGCTCTGGTGGTCTGCCATGGGGCCCCCCGACTGACGGCCGACATCCTGGACGCTGCGCCCGCTCTACGCTTCATCGGCGAGCTGGAAGGCGACCGCTTCGCCAGCCGGATCGATTTGGAGGCGGCCTGGGCCCGGGGCATCCGGACGGTGGATGTCACCAACGCCTCGTCCTACCCGGTGGCCGAGTGGGCCCTGGGGCTGATCCTGCTCTGCATGCGCAACGGGGGTGCCCATTTCCGCCGCATGTTGGCGGGTGACACCCGGCGGGACCCGACCGAACGGGATCGGATGCCCGGCCGCCTGACGGGCAAGCGGGTGGGCCTGATCGGCTGTGGCCACATGGGCCGCCGCCTGATCCGCCTGCTGCGCCCCTTTGATGTGGAGATCTGGGTGCACGATCCCTACCTGCCCCGGGAGCTGGCCGAAGCCCTGGACTTCACCCAGACTTCCCTGGACAACGTGCTGAGCCGGTGTCATGTGGTGGTCTGCCTGGTCCCCCTGACGCCCGCCACCCGGGGCATGTTGGGGGAGCGGGAACTCAGCCTGTTGCGCCCGGGCACCGTCTTTGTCAATGTCTCCCGGGGGGCCGTGGTGGATTCCGATGCCCTCATTCGGCGGCTGCGGCAGGGGGACATCATTGCCGGGCTGGACGTGTTCGACCCGGAGCCCGTCCCACCGGAGAGCGAGATCCTGCGTCTGCCCAACGTCTTCCTCAGCCCCCACGTGGGCTACTACACGGGCGATCCCTACCCCCATTTCTTCACCCTGATGGTGGATGAACTGGAGCGTTTCTTCCAGGGGCACGAGACTTACTTCGACCTGACGCCGCGCACGCGAGCCAACCGGCAGGGAGAGGGACGTCACTGA
- a CDS encoding sugar phosphate isomerase/epimerase family protein: MKLGFSTWGMPQVPIDVALSHLATLGFDAVEVVVLPRFTTALDQLDGPARRRIGRLLADLPLQLSALNYYTSLLDPAPDRFDQLVTRLREVMELAALWMDGDTPVVITGIGGQPGELPARLPQLAERLALLGEAAQELGAILALEPHVGTAVETPDQMLALLAQVDSPAVRVNFDISHFNVMGIPLEESVARMLPHAVHTHVKDERGRVPDYEYVIPGEGEFDYVAYLRCMAAHGYRGVISVEISNMVQRRPDYEPLEVASRSYQVLARAFQQAGIARGTPSTGA, from the coding sequence ATGAAACTCGGATTCAGCACCTGGGGCATGCCCCAGGTCCCCATCGACGTGGCGTTATCCCACCTGGCCACCCTGGGCTTCGACGCGGTGGAGGTGGTGGTCTTGCCCCGCTTCACCACTGCCCTGGACCAGTTAGACGGCCCGGCCCGTCGACGCATTGGCCGCCTGCTCGCGGATCTGCCCCTGCAGCTTTCCGCCTTGAACTACTACACTTCCCTGTTGGATCCAGCGCCCGACCGCTTTGACCAGCTTGTCACCCGGCTCCGAGAGGTCATGGAGCTGGCTGCCCTCTGGATGGATGGGGACACGCCCGTGGTCATCACCGGCATCGGCGGCCAGCCCGGTGAGCTGCCGGCGCGCCTGCCTCAACTGGCCGAACGGCTGGCCCTGCTGGGGGAAGCAGCCCAGGAACTGGGCGCCATCCTGGCCCTGGAGCCCCATGTGGGCACCGCGGTGGAAACACCGGACCAGATGCTGGCGCTCCTGGCCCAGGTGGATTCGCCGGCGGTGCGGGTCAACTTCGACATCAGTCACTTCAACGTGATGGGCATTCCCCTGGAGGAATCGGTGGCCAGGATGCTCCCCCATGCGGTCCACACCCACGTCAAGGATGAACGGGGGCGGGTTCCGGACTATGAGTATGTCATCCCCGGCGAGGGCGAGTTCGATTATGTGGCCTATCTGCGCTGCATGGCTGCCCACGGCTACCGCGGGGTGATTTCGGTGGAGATCAGCAACATGGTCCAGCGGCGGCCGGACTACGAGCCCCTGGAAGTGGCCAGCCGGTCGTACCAGGTGCTGGCCCGCGCCTTCCAACAGGCGGGCATTGCCCGTGGAACACCATCCACAGGAGCGTAG
- a CDS encoding sodium-translocating pyrophosphatase encodes MGLVGIGFVIWQMRNVLAEETGNETMRNISAAVQEGAAAFLNREYTFLTGFVIIVALVITIFLDWQTAVAFIAGALASGAAGYLGMMVAVRANVRTAAAAQRSLNDGLRVAFRSGSIMGMAVVSFSILGLTILYLAFDGNIAYITGFGFGASSIALFARVGGGIYTKAADVGADLVGKVEQGIPEDDPRNPAVIADNVGDNVGDVAGMGADLFESYSGSIVAAATLGAVLSAGGQSPLAFIGLPFLVAAVGIVSALVGTFMVKTEENATQEDLLNTLRRAVYTASGLVLVLSAIMVPLAGLDFRFWVIILVGLIAGNGIAYFTEYYTSYSEKPTQSIARTAETGSATLIIQGLAVGMLSTVAPVLIVAFAILLSFWLGAAATEGNLTGGLYAVALAGVGMLSTLGVTLATDAYGPVADNAGGIAEMADLPDYVRERTDALDSLGNTTAATGKGFAIGSAVLTALALMAAYTEAARVNNPEFSLNLLDPVMLPGILIGAVLPYLFAALTMTAVGKAAYEIVLEVRRQFREIPGLMEGTGRPDYRTCVGISTQSALREMILPGAMAVIAPLLVGFILGAEALAGMLVGATVSGFLLAVMMANAGGAWDNAKKWIETGQMGGKGSDAHKAAVVGDTVGDPFKDTSGPSLNILIKLMSIVSLVFASAFGSGLL; translated from the coding sequence ATGGGACTCGTGGGCATTGGCTTTGTCATCTGGCAAATGCGCAATGTCCTTGCCGAGGAGACAGGCAATGAGACCATGCGCAACATCTCAGCCGCCGTACAGGAAGGGGCGGCCGCATTTCTCAACCGGGAATATACCTTCCTGACCGGATTCGTCATTATTGTGGCCCTGGTCATCACCATCTTTCTGGACTGGCAGACGGCGGTGGCTTTTATCGCCGGTGCCCTGGCCTCTGGCGCTGCGGGCTACCTGGGCATGATGGTCGCGGTGCGGGCCAACGTACGCACGGCCGCGGCCGCCCAGCGCAGCCTGAACGACGGCCTGCGGGTGGCCTTCCGCAGCGGCTCCATCATGGGCATGGCCGTGGTCAGCTTCAGCATCCTGGGTCTGACCATCCTCTACCTGGCCTTTGACGGCAACATCGCCTACATCACCGGCTTCGGTTTCGGCGCCAGCAGCATTGCCCTCTTCGCCCGTGTGGGCGGCGGCATCTACACCAAGGCAGCCGACGTGGGGGCCGACCTGGTGGGCAAAGTGGAACAGGGCATCCCCGAGGATGACCCCCGCAACCCGGCGGTCATCGCCGACAACGTGGGGGACAACGTGGGCGACGTGGCCGGTATGGGGGCCGACCTCTTCGAGAGCTACAGCGGCTCCATCGTGGCAGCCGCCACCCTGGGTGCGGTGCTCTCCGCCGGCGGGCAGAGCCCCCTGGCCTTCATCGGCCTCCCCTTCCTGGTGGCGGCCGTGGGCATTGTGTCGGCCCTGGTGGGCACCTTCATGGTGAAGACGGAAGAGAACGCCACCCAGGAGGATCTCCTCAACACCCTGCGCCGGGCCGTCTACACCGCGTCCGGGCTGGTGCTGGTGCTCTCGGCCATCATGGTACCCCTGGCCGGGCTGGATTTCCGCTTCTGGGTCATCATCCTGGTGGGGCTGATTGCCGGCAACGGCATCGCCTATTTCACCGAATACTACACCTCCTACTCGGAAAAACCGACCCAGAGCATTGCCCGCACGGCTGAAACCGGCTCCGCCACCCTGATCATCCAGGGGCTGGCCGTGGGCATGCTGAGCACGGTAGCCCCGGTCCTGATCGTGGCCTTTGCCATCCTGCTGAGCTTCTGGCTGGGTGCAGCCGCCACCGAGGGCAACCTCACGGGTGGCCTCTACGCGGTGGCCCTGGCCGGCGTGGGCATGCTGAGCACCCTGGGGGTGACCCTGGCCACCGACGCCTACGGGCCCGTGGCCGACAACGCCGGCGGCATCGCCGAGATGGCTGACCTGCCAGACTACGTCCGGGAGCGGACCGATGCCCTGGACAGCCTGGGCAACACCACCGCGGCCACCGGCAAGGGCTTCGCCATCGGCTCCGCGGTCCTGACCGCCCTGGCGCTGATGGCCGCCTACACCGAGGCGGCCCGGGTCAACAACCCGGAGTTCAGCCTCAACCTGTTGGACCCGGTGATGCTGCCGGGCATCTTGATCGGCGCCGTGCTGCCCTACCTCTTCGCCGCGCTGACCATGACCGCAGTGGGCAAGGCTGCGTACGAAATCGTGCTGGAAGTGCGCCGCCAGTTCCGGGAAATCCCCGGCCTGATGGAGGGGACCGGCCGGCCGGACTACCGGACGTGCGTGGGTATCAGCACCCAGAGCGCCCTGCGGGAGATGATCCTGCCCGGCGCCATGGCCGTGATTGCGCCCCTGCTGGTGGGCTTCATCCTGGGGGCAGAGGCCCTGGCCGGCATGCTGGTGGGCGCCACCGTGTCCGGCTTCCTGCTGGCGGTCATGATGGCCAATGCCGGCGGCGCCTGGGACAACGCCAAGAAGTGGATCGAGACGGGCCAGATGGGCGGCAAGGGCTCCGACGCCCACAAAGCGGCTGTGGTGGGCGACACGGTGGGCGATCCCTTCAAGGACACCAGCGGCCCCTCCCTGAACATCCTGATCAAGCTCATGAGCATCGTGAGCCTGGTCTTCGCCTCTGCCTTTGGCAGCGGCCTCCTCTGA
- a CDS encoding tyrosine-type recombinase/integrase yields the protein MATASDRVQSARTPQPGETTATEQAPESLAPPLRADSTLGAAIAAFDEYMVRKGFSINTIKAFRNDLKILASFLDPSTLLHQIKTEHLEDFLEWLQHGRGKPCSAKTLARRITTLKVFFGWIHGIGVIGTDPAAPVVQQSARPPLPTILRDDEVNRLLRAAQDFLWDRRKPDARPYLLVSLLLQTGMKKAECANLLISDIDVSRPQAPEVAIRYSEERHAHKNRRLALHPNIVPALQQYLDQYKPEHYLFECTPRNLEYVLDEVGKRAGIKRIQVGFETLRWTCAVRDFRTGMPEDRLREKMGLSKISWRETREKIFRLTNRQ from the coding sequence ATGGCAACAGCATCTGACCGTGTTCAATCGGCCCGGACGCCACAGCCCGGGGAGACCACAGCCACTGAACAGGCGCCGGAGAGCCTGGCCCCGCCCCTGCGGGCGGACAGCACCCTGGGCGCCGCCATTGCCGCCTTCGATGAGTACATGGTGCGCAAAGGCTTCAGCATCAACACCATCAAGGCGTTCCGCAACGACCTGAAGATCCTCGCCTCCTTCCTGGATCCGTCGACCCTGCTCCACCAGATCAAAACCGAACATCTGGAGGACTTCCTGGAATGGCTGCAACACGGCCGGGGCAAGCCCTGCAGCGCCAAAACCCTGGCCCGTCGCATCACTACCCTGAAGGTCTTCTTCGGCTGGATCCACGGCATCGGCGTCATCGGCACCGACCCCGCCGCGCCCGTGGTGCAGCAAAGCGCACGCCCGCCCCTCCCCACCATCCTGCGGGACGACGAGGTGAACCGGCTTCTGCGCGCTGCCCAGGACTTCCTCTGGGATCGCCGAAAGCCGGATGCCCGGCCCTACCTGCTGGTCAGCCTGCTCCTGCAGACGGGCATGAAGAAGGCCGAATGTGCCAATCTCCTGATCAGCGACATCGACGTCTCCCGCCCCCAGGCGCCGGAAGTGGCCATCCGCTACAGCGAGGAACGCCACGCCCACAAGAACCGCCGCCTGGCCCTGCACCCCAACATTGTGCCCGCGCTGCAACAGTACCTGGACCAGTACAAGCCCGAGCACTACCTCTTCGAGTGCACGCCGCGCAACCTGGAATATGTGCTGGATGAAGTGGGGAAACGGGCCGGCATCAAGCGCATCCAGGTGGGCTTCGAAACCCTGCGCTGGACCTGCGCCGTGCGGGACTTTCGGACCGGTATGCCGGAAGATCGGCTGCGGGAAAAGATGGGGCTGAGCAAGATCTCCTGGCGGGAAACCCGGGAGAAGATTTTCCGGCTCACCAACCGCCAGTAG
- a CDS encoding helix-turn-helix domain-containing protein, whose amino-acid sequence MVVEKRAESGHDESNMKGAPPLENPLSEREMEVSRLLVTGATNAEIARELFISPHTVKVHLRNVFEKLQVSSRTEATMVLLQRGWLTVPGIEVPAPPQPAEEAVPEPEPLPHLPARPAAWQQLYLALVAAFCLFFLIAPNWLNQVQAPVSLLSDAGQTPLGPPALTLLPRWEMRTPLAQARSRMASALMGDSLYVVGGEGVGGETLPSLDAYDLRINEWQSLAPLPEPRANLAAAALDGILYVAGGSYHRAGDDAGIVLSDELLAYHVADDRWTPVGTLPGPLAGAALLAHRESLYLLGGWDGTAMHDEIWRYRPSTASASGAPLPWELVGRLPEASAFFGATVVGDEIYVVGGYNGQHELDQAWVYQITTGEWRQLASLATPRSGLSVVYDGLAVLALGGGGWTRRVDTHERYDPYTGQWSNFPSPVPGEWRYLAAASRDGVIHLVGGWSGDYLDAHLVFQSSFRALLPVINND is encoded by the coding sequence ATGGTGGTGGAGAAAAGGGCCGAAAGCGGCCATGACGAATCCAACATGAAAGGGGCTCCCCCGCTGGAAAATCCTCTCAGCGAGCGGGAGATGGAAGTCTCGCGGCTGCTGGTCACCGGGGCGACCAACGCGGAGATCGCCCGGGAACTCTTCATCAGCCCCCACACGGTGAAGGTGCACCTGCGTAACGTCTTTGAGAAGCTGCAGGTGAGCAGCCGCACCGAAGCCACCATGGTGCTGCTGCAACGGGGCTGGTTGACGGTGCCGGGCATCGAGGTGCCGGCGCCTCCCCAACCGGCTGAGGAGGCAGTACCCGAACCCGAACCGCTTCCACACTTGCCGGCCCGCCCCGCGGCCTGGCAACAGCTTTACCTGGCCCTGGTCGCCGCCTTCTGTCTCTTCTTTCTCATCGCCCCTAACTGGCTGAATCAGGTCCAGGCGCCGGTCTCCCTGCTCAGCGATGCCGGCCAGACGCCCCTGGGGCCGCCTGCGCTGACTCTCCTGCCCCGCTGGGAGATGCGCACGCCCCTGGCCCAGGCCCGCAGTCGGATGGCTTCTGCCCTGATGGGCGATTCCCTCTACGTGGTGGGCGGCGAAGGAGTCGGCGGCGAGACCCTCCCGTCGCTGGATGCCTATGATTTGCGCATCAACGAGTGGCAGAGCCTGGCTCCCCTGCCCGAGCCCCGGGCCAATCTGGCCGCGGCGGCTTTGGACGGCATCCTCTACGTGGCCGGGGGCAGCTATCACCGGGCCGGCGACGATGCCGGGATCGTCCTGAGCGATGAGCTGCTGGCCTACCATGTGGCGGACGACCGTTGGACCCCCGTGGGCACCCTGCCCGGTCCCCTGGCCGGCGCTGCCCTCCTGGCCCACCGGGAGAGCCTCTACCTGTTGGGTGGGTGGGACGGAACAGCCATGCACGACGAAATCTGGCGCTACCGGCCGTCGACGGCGTCAGCTTCTGGCGCCCCGCTCCCGTGGGAGCTGGTGGGCCGGCTTCCCGAGGCCAGCGCGTTTTTCGGTGCAACCGTGGTGGGGGATGAGATCTACGTGGTGGGCGGCTACAACGGCCAACACGAGTTGGATCAGGCGTGGGTCTACCAGATCACCACGGGCGAGTGGCGCCAGCTGGCCTCTTTGGCCACGCCCCGCAGCGGGCTCAGCGTGGTCTACGACGGCCTGGCGGTGCTGGCCCTGGGCGGCGGCGGCTGGACCCGGCGGGTGGATACCCACGAGCGCTACGACCCGTACACAGGCCAGTGGAGCAACTTCCCCTCGCCCGTCCCCGGAGAATGGCGCTACCTGGCTGCGGCCAGCCGCGACGGCGTCATCCACCTGGTTGGCGGTTGGAGTGGCGACTACCTGGACGCCCACCTGGTCTTCCAGAGTTCCTTCCGGGCCCTCTTGCCGGTGATCAACAACGACTGA